From the genome of Acropora palmata chromosome 4, jaAcrPala1.3, whole genome shotgun sequence, one region includes:
- the LOC141880197 gene encoding uncharacterized protein LOC141880197, protein MWQPEKMDPIFQFTDLSTHVQNCSNDECILPTCVNWKLNVAKNSHKQPQQHKKREWNAIVSDARHKREKLRLDKELDETTALFFEDLEEFIERDLGKRAPNCLATETDAKNSFYVSQNNPGCNQLHIGVDNDAKLTLNSQQNKSYEFAQFPLDKLAMVLTGISPDESKARSLETQFSPSEMDKFTRTPIDFSDRRHTSRTTATMATTQATDKLPIFCASQNKKVPHEDESKLKKGAPIIQPGNAKTLLGILAQILQMIEEGSVSQDSEAFCVEVLQKALAELQVRFSPSEFKRNPNK, encoded by the coding sequence ATGTGGCAGCCGGAGAAAATGGATCCAATCTTCCAATTTACTGACCTGTCTACGCACGTGCAGAATTGTTCAAATGATGAGTGTATATTGCCAACATGCGTTAATTGGAAGCTTAATGTTGCCAAGAATAGCCACAAACAACCGCAGCAACACAAGAAACGTGAATGGAATGCAATTGTGAGTGATGCGAGACACAAAAGGGAGAAGTTACGACTCGATAAAGAGCTTGACGAGACAACTGCACTGTTTTTCGAAGATTTGGAGGAATTTATAGAGAGAGACCTGGGGAAAAGGGCTCCAAATTGTCTTGCGACCGAAACTGATGCAAAGAATAGCTTCTACGTATCTCAGAATAACCCAGGATGCAATCAACTACATATTGGTGTGGATAATGATGCCAAGCTTACACTAAACTCCCAACAGAACAAAAGCTACGAATTCGCCCAGTTTCCATTGGATAAATTAGCAATGGTCTTGACGGGGATAAGTCCTGACGAATCAAAAGCGAGATCGTTGGAAACTCAATTCTCTCCTTCAGAGATGGATAAATTCACTCGAACTCCAATTGACTTTTCTGATCGGAGGCACACCTCAAGGACGACAGCAACCATGGCTACAACACAAGCGACAGATAAGCTGCCGATTTTTTGCGCTTCGCAGAATAAGAAAGTTCCTCATGAAGATGAgagcaagttaaaaaagggAGCGCCTATCATTCAACCTGGTAATGCCAAGACACTATTGGGAATTTTAGCCCAAATACTACAGATGATTGAAGAAGGGTCAGTCTCCCAGGATTCTGAGGCGTTTTGTGTTGAAGTTCTACAAAAAGCCCTAGCAGAGCTTCAGGTGCGATTTTCCCCTTcagaatttaaaagaaatcctAATAAGTAG